From the Flavimarina sp. Hel_I_48 genome, one window contains:
- a CDS encoding CFI-box-CTERM domain-containing protein, which yields MSLRNEIIQGLKSELNSQGFLLSPDFTIKMFLISYSEKIIESKENSHIEFIKIKNDVIQSFINHIESYKSFLKSQNHNHEIQKMNENIFIALDYNRQENDYLKNDVLIEIIDSFKSEINTRISDNKQKTGCYVATMVYGDYDHPQVLELRKFRDDFLSKTKLGRNFIKLYYRYSPDLVERLKNKQGINLIIRRGLDQFIKTIRK from the coding sequence ATGTCATTAAGAAATGAAATAATACAAGGCTTAAAAAGTGAACTGAATAGTCAAGGGTTTCTATTATCACCAGATTTCACTATTAAAATGTTTTTAATTTCATACAGTGAAAAGATTATTGAATCAAAAGAAAATAGTCATATAGAATTTATAAAAATAAAAAATGACGTTATTCAAAGTTTTATAAATCACATAGAGTCATACAAATCATTTTTAAAAAGTCAAAATCATAATCACGAAATTCAAAAAATGAATGAAAATATTTTCATTGCATTAGATTATAACAGACAAGAAAATGATTACTTGAAAAATGATGTTTTAATTGAAATCATAGATTCTTTTAAATCAGAAATTAATACTAGAATTAGTGATAATAAACAGAAAACAGGTTGTTACGTAGCCACAATGGTTTATGGTGATTATGACCATCCACAAGTTTTGGAGTTGAGAAAATTCAGAGATGACTTTTTGAGCAAAACAAAATTAGGTCGAAACTTTATCAAGCTCTATTATAGGTATTCACCAGATTTGGTTGAAAGGCTGAAAAATAAACAAGGTATCAATCTTATAATCCGTAGAGGGCTAGACCAATTCATAAAAACAATCAGAAAATAA
- a CDS encoding CFI-box-CTERM domain-containing protein: MELIQNNPYRIAGILSNATTKELEKQKGKIKAYTKVGKEIKSDFDFQILRNINRTEDTVKKAFSNIEQNQDKVNYSLFWFLNASPFDNTAIEYLKNGDEEKALEIWEKVTANKNVNAKNFSALNNIGTCKLLSRNKFDIKTGIEAKIKLIESEYFENFVHSVADETFTINNQKQTEKLIDELLKQFKNQYVSSEILQLFSGCNETTQNYLSKKFTEEPLHKIESQIESCKKKRKADKDNAYEFGLKLFTNTKDDLSFLKSLIGTNDLKYKTAADQLANEIMQCGIDYFNESQEKSSNEDYLTQAQELSKQALSIAVGKLTKDRANDSLATLEEMKDREVNQAIALLHSIKLAYDNAISKIEAQVSAMRMTMSYNQSINYSKVDKMKASCLNWDKVVEVISNGININNVEAIQRCSNQSKISEYKNLVDFLLAKLGPIQINQVKHLCYWKDVRAAQASATAKKVGSTISSAADKGGCYIATMAYGDYDHPQVLELRKFRDEFLNKTIIGKSFIKFYYMYSPKLVEKLENKQATNLIIRKGLDQFIYIFHDVIKK, from the coding sequence ATGGAGTTAATACAAAATAACCCTTATCGAATTGCAGGTATTCTTTCAAACGCAACGACAAAGGAACTTGAAAAGCAAAAAGGAAAAATCAAAGCCTACACAAAGGTTGGAAAAGAGATCAAATCAGACTTTGATTTTCAAATTCTGAGGAATATTAACAGAACTGAAGATACCGTAAAGAAAGCATTTTCAAATATTGAGCAAAATCAAGACAAAGTCAATTACTCTTTATTTTGGTTTTTAAATGCTAGTCCATTTGATAACACCGCTATTGAATATCTGAAAAATGGAGATGAAGAAAAAGCACTTGAAATTTGGGAAAAAGTAACCGCCAATAAGAATGTCAATGCCAAAAACTTCTCTGCATTAAACAATATAGGTACGTGCAAACTTTTAAGTAGGAATAAATTCGATATAAAAACAGGGATTGAAGCCAAAATCAAGCTAATCGAATCTGAATACTTTGAAAACTTTGTCCATTCTGTCGCAGATGAAACATTCACAATTAACAATCAAAAACAAACTGAAAAATTGATTGATGAATTGCTTAAACAATTCAAAAATCAATATGTAAGTTCAGAAATATTGCAATTGTTCAGCGGATGCAATGAAACCACGCAAAATTACCTTTCCAAAAAATTTACAGAAGAACCATTACACAAAATCGAAAGCCAAATTGAAAGTTGTAAAAAGAAACGAAAAGCAGATAAAGACAATGCTTATGAATTTGGTTTAAAGCTGTTCACAAACACAAAAGACGATTTATCCTTTCTAAAATCATTAATTGGCACTAATGACCTAAAATACAAGACAGCTGCAGACCAATTGGCAAATGAAATAATGCAATGTGGTATTGACTATTTCAATGAAAGCCAAGAAAAGAGTTCGAATGAAGATTACCTAACACAAGCCCAAGAACTCAGCAAACAAGCATTATCAATTGCGGTAGGGAAGTTAACAAAAGACAGGGCAAATGACAGTCTTGCAACTCTTGAAGAAATGAAAGACCGGGAGGTTAATCAGGCTATTGCATTATTACATTCTATTAAGTTAGCTTACGATAATGCTATTAGTAAAATTGAGGCTCAGGTATCTGCAATGAGAATGACTATGTCATACAATCAGTCCATCAATTATTCAAAAGTGGATAAAATGAAGGCGAGCTGCTTAAACTGGGATAAAGTAGTAGAAGTTATCAGTAATGGTATTAATATTAATAATGTTGAAGCCATTCAACGTTGCTCAAATCAAAGCAAAATTTCAGAATATAAAAACCTTGTAGATTTCTTATTAGCTAAACTCGGCCCGATTCAAATAAACCAAGTAAAACACCTATGCTATTGGAAAGATGTTCGGGCTGCTCAAGCATCGGCTACAGCGAAAAAAGTTGGTTCTACTATAAGTAGTGCAGCTGATAAAGGAGGATGTTACATTGCTACAATGGCTTATGGTGATTACGACCATCCACAAGTTCTGGAGTTAAGAAAATTCAGAGATGAATTTTTAAATAAAACAATAATTGGAAAAAGTTTTATCAAATTCTACTACATGTACTCTCCAAAACTAGTTGAAAAACTAGAGAACAAACAAGCAACCAACCTGATAATCCGGAAAGGATTAGATCAATTTATATATATATTCCACGATGTCATTAAGAAATGA